The following are encoded together in the Astyanax mexicanus isolate ESR-SI-001 chromosome 8, AstMex3_surface, whole genome shotgun sequence genome:
- the cth1 gene encoding cysteine three histidine 1, which produces MFETSQDDLLLLPSDCGDEVFFPGETLANGGQSLAEALLPLVESPSPPLNPWLCSTRYKTELCSRYAETGVCKYAERCQFAHGLHDLHVPSRHPKYKTELCRTFHTAGYCMYGTRCLFVHSLKEQRPVRHRRRNVPCRTYRAFGVCPFGTRCHFLHVEGGSESSSDSEEKAWQSTSRSSEWKPRGALCRTFSAFGFCLYGTRCRFQHGLPNTVKGLDPNQTPWSPQLPARAQSPASDMRSSSPPLSSSASLSPQSMLASPVFPDDLSPVTPPSGEAMANNAFTFSSQHLNDLLLPLAIRLQQLEQASNHPLLS; this is translated from the exons ATGTTTGAG aCCAGCCAAGATGATCTGCTGCTGCTTCCCTCTGACTGTGGAGATGAGGTATTTTTCCCAGGGGAGACTCTGGCTAATGGGGGTCAGTCACTAGCTGAGGCCCTGCTTCCCCTGGTGGAGTCCCCATCTCCTCCATTGAACCCCTGGCTGTGCTCAACACGCTACAAGACTGAGCTGTGCAGCCGCTATGCTGAAACAGGTGTGTGCAAGTATGCAGAGCGCTGTCAGTTTGCTCACGGCCTGCACGACCTCCACGTGCCCTCCCGCCACCCCAAGTACAAGACGGAGCTGTGCCGCACCTTCCACACAGCCGGCTACTGCATGTACGGCACCCGCTGCCTCTTTGTGCACAGCCTGAAGGAGCAGAGGCCCGTCCGCCACCGGCGCAGGAACGTGCCATGCCGCACATATCGTGCCTTTGGGGTCTGCCCCTTTGGAACCCGCTGCCACTTCCTGCATGTTGAAGGTGGCTCAGAGTCGAGCAGTGATTCAGAGGAGAAGGCTTGGCAGTCGACCTCACGCTCCAGTGAGTGGAAGCCTCGTGGCGCCCTGTGCCGCACCTTTAGTGCCTTCGGTTTTTGTTTGTACGGCACCCGCTGCCGCTTCCAGCATGGGCTGCCCAACACTGTCAAAGGCCTGGATCCAAACCAGACCCCCTGGTCTCCACAGCTGCCTGCAAGGGCCCAATCTCCAGCCTCAGACATGCGTTCCTCCTCACCGCCTTTGTCTTCCTCTGCTTCCTTGTCACCTCAGTCTATGCTGGCCTCACCTGTGTTCCCTGACGACTTGAGTCCAGTCACCCCACCATCTGGAGAAGCCATGGCTAACAATGCCTTCACCTTCAGCAGCCAGCACCTTAATGATCTGTTGCTGCCACTGGCCATTAGACTCCAGCAGCTCGAGCAGGCCTCTAACCATCCTCTGCTGTCCTGA